The following DNA comes from Flavobacteriales bacterium.
ACCAAAATAATACGTTTCATAATCCACACTTTTTTACAAAAATACAAAAAGCCATTGTACAAAATACAATGGCTTCTTTTTTATTATTAATACAGTACTAATCTACTATACTGAAGCAGCTTTTAAAGCCTCCACTTTTGCTATTCCCTCTTCAATTCTAGGAATAACATATTCTTTTCCTAAAACCGAGCAGATATGAAACATTGATGGCCCCATTCCTTTACCAGTAACTAACAACCTAAACCCTGGCCCTACTTTACCAAATCCATATTCATTTTTCTCTAAATATGCTTGAAATTTAGCCTCTATATTTTCTGTTGTAAACGAATCGATTGACTTTAGCTCAACCAATAACTCTTGCATAATGGTAGCGGTATCTTCTTTCCACTTCTTCTTCACTGTTTTAGGATCATAGTCCTTAACATCTTCAAAAAAGTAACGTCCTTCGTCTAACATATCTTCAACAAAAGTTGCTCTTTCTTTCATTAATTCACAAACTTGCTCTACATATTCTTTACAAACCTCTATTTTTTGTTCTTCTAGAATAGGGATTAACAATTCTGCTAATTCTGAATTCGACTTTGCTCTTAAGTATTGTTGGTTAAACCACTTCGTTTTATCTGGATCAAACTTAGAACCACTCTTCCCTACACGTTCTAATGTAAATGCTTCAGCTAGTTCTTCTACCGAAAATAACTCTTGCGGAGTTCCAGGGTTCCATCCTAAAAATGCCAACATATTGACAAATGCATCTGCTAAATATCCTTTCTCACGATATCCTGAAGAAGTATCTCCAGATGTAGGATCATTCCACTCTAATGGAAACACAGGAAAACCTAATCGATCTCCATCTCTTTTACTTAACTTCCCATGACCATCTGGTTTTAAAATCAATGGTAAATGAGCAAACTTAGGCATGGTATCCTCCCAACCTAAATAACGATATAACAAAACATGTAAAGGCGCAGATGGTAACCACTCCTCTCCTCTAATTACATGTGTAATTTGCATCAAGTGATCATCAACAATATTTGCCAAATGATAAGTAGGCATACCGTCAGACTTATAGATAACCTTATCGTCCATGTTATTGGTATTCACAATTACCCAACCTCTAATTTCATCATGAAAACGCACTTCCTCATTTCTTGGCATTTTCAAACGTAAAGTATAAGGATCACCATTCGCCAACCTTTTCTCTACCTCATCAGCAGAAAGGCTAACAGAGTTTTTCATTGAACCACGGGTAATAGAGTTATATTGCCAATTAGCCATTTTAGCACTTTTAGCCATTTCACGCATTGCGTTCAACTCTTCAGCTGTATCAAAAGCGTAATAAGCATGTCCACTCTCTACTAACTGAAATGCATAATCTTTATAAATTCCTGCTTCCTTTCGCTCTGATTGCTTATATGGACCTAAATCTCCACCTACTCCCTGACCTTCATTAGGAGAAATTCCACACCAAGCCAAAGCTTCTAGAATATACTCTTCTGCCCCTTGAACCAATCGAGTTTGATCGGTATCTTCTATCCTCAATAAAAAATCTCCGCCATGTTTTTTGGCAAATAAATAATTATATAATGCCGTTCTTACTCCTCCAATATGTAATGGACCTGTTGGACTAGGTGCAAACCTTACTCTAACTTTTGTATTACTCATAATAATCTTGTGAATTTTCCTAAAAATAGGCAAAGATAGCCTTTGAAAATGAAAGTTAAAAACCTTTCGTTGTTATAAATTCATCTTTTATCTATAGTTTTGTGAAAAAATAATAAAAAATGAAAAAAATAAACTTGATAATCTTCTTTTTTGCAATATCACTTTCATTTTTTGCACAACTGCAAAAATCTCAACAAGCCCATATCACATGGGGTGATGAACTTAAATTTAAAAAAGGAGAAGAATTCATAAAATACCTAGGAAAAGATTCTAGAAATCACTTTTTAATTAAGTCGTTAAAAAGAGGGAGTCAATATGAAATCAATATTTTCGGTAATGACATGGGCTTAAAAAACAAAGCGGTGATTGACATGAAACACCATGGAAACTACAGAATGACTTATGAAGGTTCTTACTTGATTAACAATAACATCTATGTTTTTAGTTCATTCCCAGATAAGAAAAATAAAATCAATAGGCTCTACTGTAGAACCTTTGATAAAAATGATTTAAGTATTGGGAAATTAACCGAAATCGAACAGCTTCCTTATGAGAAAGGAAAGTTTAAGGGATCTTTTGGAGTAGAGGTCTCGGATGATGAATCTATGTTATTGGTGTATTTAGGTAAGCCTTATGAAAAAAATGCACCAGAAAAATTTGGCTTTACAGTATTAGATGAAAAACTAAATGAAAAGTGGAAAAAAGACATTGAACTTCCTTATACAGAACAATTTTTTAAAATTCAGGATTATCAAATTAATAATGACGGAGATGTTTACCTCCTAGGAAAGGAATATAAAGAACGTAAAAAAGATCGAATTAAAGGAGCTCCCAACTACAAATATCACATACTTGCTTATCTTGACAATGGTAGAAAAATAAAAGATTATGAAATTAATTTAGAGGATAAGTTTATTACCGATATTACCTACAAAATTGCTAAAAATGGTGATCTCATTTGTTCTGGTCTATACTCAAAAAATGGGACAACCAGCATTAAAGGAGCTTTTTATATGACCATAGACTTTGACACTCGAAAAATTAAAAACAACAGTATTAGAGAGTTTGAAGAAGATTTTATTACACAAGGTTGGTCCGACAAAGAAATTGCTAAAGCGAAGAAAAAAGAGCTCAAAAAAGATAAAGCAATTGAAATGTACCAATACGACCTTAGTGATTTTATCTTAAAAGAGGATGGTGGAGCCATTCTATTGGCTGAACAATTTTACATTACCGTCTCTACTTATACTACTACTGACGCCAACGGAAATACAACAACAAGAACTGTTTATCATTATCACTACAATGATGTAATACTCGTTAATATTTCTCCTAAAGGGAAAATCGAATGGGTGACAAAAGTTGAAAAGAGTCAACACAGTACCAATGATGGTGGGTATCTTTCTTCTTATGTTCTTCAAGTAGATGGAGACCAACTTCACTTAATTTACAATGAAAGTGCGCGTAATTATTTTGAAAAAGAAGAAAGAAAAGGGATGAAACGTAAAGATAAAAATGCTTACCTTACTGTAATTGCTACAGTAGAAAGTAATGGTGAATACCAAAAGGAGATTCTAATCAACGCTAGTGAAGAAAACACCTATCCAGTGCCTAAATTTTCGGAACAAATTAATGATAAACAACTGTTAATTTATACTCGAAGAAAGAAAAGTAGAAAATTTGCCTTAGTTGATTTTAAATAAATTGTTGCAATGAAGAAGATCTTTTTTATTCTCCTAATACCTATCCTGAGTTATGCTCAACCCATCCGTTTTGATTATGGGCAAAACCTAGCGATCAATGAAAATATTGTTTGCTCTTTTCAAGACTTTTATCATCCAGAGCCCATTCATTACATTGATGTGAATGGAGATGGAAAACTAGATGCCTTAACCTCTGGTAACGCTATGAGTCTCTTTAACAGACAATCATTTTTATACATACAAGATAGCGTGGGTTATTATACCAATACTGCTATTCCTTTTAAATATTCGAATGTTAATGCAGCCTTTGGTGATGTTGACAACGACGGTGATGTTGACTTAATTGTATCTGGAACGCAGCAAAGTGGCACCTACAGCACCAAACTATTATTAAACGATGGTAACGGAGATTTCTCAACTGAAGCTCCAATTCCTGTAGCCCATAATTTCTGGGGTAAATTTCAATTTGCAGATGTTGACAACGACAATGACCTCGACTTTTTTTACGTTGGTTTTGATGTTGGAAACAATGCACAAAGTAAATTATGCTTAAATGATGGGAATGGGAATTTTTCTGTTTCAAACACCGTAACTTTTGCTAAAGTTCATAGTGGAGGTATTGCTTTTGCCGATATTGATGGAGACAATGACTTGGACTTATTTTATACAGGAAAATTCTATTCCAACAGCTATGCTTATTTATACACTAATGATGGGAATGGAAATTATAGTCAAGTTTCTGGAACCAGCTTTACAGGGGTAACCAAGCCTAATATTTCTTTTGAAGATGTTGATGGAGATAATGATTTGGACCTATTCTACACAGGACTTCCTGATGGGTCAACCCCAAGTTTTATCACAAAATATTACAACAATGATGGAAGTGGAGGTTTTTCGGATAATACAACAGCTCCTTTTTACACCAACGAACATACTTCTTTTCATTTTGAAGATATTGACAATGATAATAGTAAGGAATTAATTTTTATCAATAATAATCAAGAGGATGGCATCAACAATGAAATCTATACAAACGATGGGAGTGGAAATTTCACTCTGAACACCACTTTTTATTTAAACACCAACTTGCATACAATTACATTTTCTGATTTAGACAATGATAACGATCTAGATATCACTGATGCTAAATCAGCAACCTTTTATCTCAATGATGGGAATGGAAATTTTTATGAATCCAAAGGAATAAGTGAAGGAACTATAGCTCTAGGTGACATTGATGGAGACAACGACCTTGACATCTTAGTTTCAGGGCTTAACACCTCTTATTTATTTAGTGGCTTAACTCCAAGTTTAAGTGAAGACACGTTGATTACAACAATATACTTAAACAATGGAATTGGTGGTTACACCCCTATAGCTGGATTACCTTTTGAGGGGCTAATCACATCTAAAGCAAAATTCTTTGATGCCGATGGAGACCTTGACCTTGACCTTTTTATTCTTGGAAAAAATACAAACAACATTAAAGTCGCACAGCTCTTCTTAAATGATGGCAATGGAAACTTCACTTTAAACACTTCTAACTTTGATGGGGTAACAGGCGATTTCGATTTGGGAGACTATGATGGCGACAACGATCTTGATATTCTAGTTATTGGGACCAATAATATTCCCAACCTTACTGTTACAATGTATGCTAACGATGGAAATGCTAATTATACCAATATGGGCGATCTTAACCTCTTTCAACTCTATGATGGTGCAGTACAATTTGCAGATATCGATGGCGACAACGACTTAGACCTTTATCTAGGTGGTTATGTAGCACTAGGGGTAACTCCAGGAATTCTTTTTACCAACGACGGAAACGGAAACTACTCACCTCTCGACACCTTAAATGGAGCCTACAAGGGAGACGCAGTATTCGCTGATATTGACGGTGACAATGACTTAGACCTTTTAACCTCAGATCGGTACGAAGGTTCTACTCTTTATAAGAATGATGGGAATGGTGTTTTCTCTGTTTACAATGACAGTACTTTAAACACTGCCGAAAATGGAGAACTTTCATTTGGTGATTTAGATCAAGACGGTGACCTAGACTTATTCATTACTGGAGGAAACTCTTCTTCAGCATTTCACACCAGTTATTACACCAACGATGGCAATGGGAACTATGCGCTTCTAATCGATTCTGTTTTTACTGATGTAGCCTATAGTTCGATCGCAATTGGAAATTTAGACAACGACACCTTAGAAGAAGTAATCTATCTAGGAAGAAAAGATCACAACTATTCGATTAAAAGTGTCGTAAAAATTCATCAAGTAATTGGGCTTGCTAATACAGGTTCAGAATCGGTTTATGCTTGTGATGATTATGTATGGAACAATGATTCTACTTATAGTTCTACAGGCTCATATTCCTTTCTATTTACCAATGAACAAGGTTGCGACTCTCTAGCCACACTCCATTTAACGATAGGGACTTTAGAGACGGTAATCACCTTTGCAAATGACACCATTTCCCCTACATTTACGGGCGACACTTACCAATGGATTGATTGTAACAATGGAACTGCCCTTACTAATGAAACTGATTCTATTTTTATTCCTACAACAAATGGTACTTATGCCTTGGTGATGACACAAGGAAGTTGTTCTGACACCTCAAACTGTATTTTGATTACGCACTTATCTATTGATGAGCATTCGGATAATCAGGCGATAGTTGTTCCAAACCCTGGAAGTGATTATATAACCGTTCAAACGTCCAACTACAATCCCGTTGATCTAACAATTTTTAATTTAGAAGGAAAAATGGTACAATCTCATCATAAGATCAACAGTTCTGCGCCTATTTCCATCACAAATTTACCCCAGGGCATCTATTACATTAGAATTGTAACAGCCCATAAAATAGAAACTTTAAAATTCGTTAAACAATAACGCGAGAATAATGCAGCTAAGATATTTCGTTATCTTTGCAGTACTAACAAACTGATTATTATGGATTACAACAATATTTTATTAGAAATCAAAGCAAATATTGCTTACATCACAATTAATAGACCTAAACAATTGAATGCATTAAACAAAGTAACAATTGAAGAATTGAACCATGCGTTTACTGCTATTGAAGACAACAACACAGTTCAGGTAGTGATTCTAACAGGTAGTGGAGATAAAGCTTTTGTTGCTGGTGCTGACATCAAAGAATTTGCTGGATTTAGCGTAGAAGAAGGGAAATTATTATCGGCAGAGGGACATCAGAAACTATTCAACTTGGTAGAAAACCTTTCTAAACCTGTCATTGCTGCAGTCAATGGTTTTGCTTTAGGAGGAGGGTTAGAATTGGCCATGTCTGCACATATTAGAATTGCTTCAGACAACGCTAAACTTGGGTTACCTGAAGTTTCTTTAGGAGTTATCCCTGGATATGGTGGGACACAGCGCTTAACTCAATTGGTTGGAAAAGGAAAAGCTTTTGAGATGATTACAACAGCTGGAATGATTGGTGCTGAAGAAGCAGAAAAATGGGGACTAGTCAACAAGGTCGTTGGTACTGAAGAATTAATTGCTACATGTGAAAAGATGGCTGGAAAAATCATGAAAAATTCTCCAAAAGCAATTAGTAGTGCTATTGTTGCAATTAATGCCCAATATAGAGAAGGTGTTGATGGTTTTGTGACTGAAATAACAGAATTTGGAAAATGTTTTGGAACAGAAGATTTTAAAGAGGGAACTGCTGCTTTTATGGAAAAAAGAAAACCAGAGTTTACAGGAAAATAACTCGTAAAAACTTACCGATAAAATTGAAAAACTCAAGATAAAGTCCACTGTACTGATCTTGAGTTTTTTGTTTCTACATGGGAAAAATGACTCCTCTCCTTCCCCTATATTCTAGTTTGAAAAAATAACTTTTACCAGACTCGCGTTAAATTAATATCTTTGACGCTCGCCATGCAAAAGAAATTCATTAGTAACTTATTATTTGTTTTAGCGCTTAACATACTTATTAAGCCTTTTTATATTTTGGGGATTGATGCCGAAGTATTAAAACAAACAGGAGAAGATTATGGCATTTACTTTTCGCTTTTAGGGCTCACGTTTATCTTAAACATTTTCTTAGATTTTGGAATTGTTAATTATAACACCAGGAATATCGCTCAGCATCAACACCTATTGCAAAAGCATTTTTCTGGTATATTTACAATACGAATCGGTTTATCAATACTATACTTTATTCTAATTTATGCCGTTGCTTGGCTATTAAACTACCCTCCCGATTACTTCTACCTTTTAGGTATTTTAGCATTCAATCAGGTACTCGTCGCTTTTATTTTATACTTACGATCTAACCTCTCTGGTTTGCTACTTTTCAAACAAGACAGCATTATTTCTGTATTAGATCGCTTTATCCTTATTGGCGTTCTTTCTTATTTACTTTGGGGCAGAACGTCAACTACTCCTTTCCAAATAGAGTGGTTTGCTTATGCGCAAACGTTAGCTTATAGCCTCACGTTACTGACTGCACTCTTTTTTGTAATGAGACAAACTGGGGGAATAAAGCCTCGGATCAACAAAATCTTTTCAATTGCTATCATTAAACAAAGTATGCCCTATGCCATACTTATTTTATTGATGATGATTTATTATCGTTCTGATGCTATTATGTTGGAACGTCTACTACCCAATGGAAAAGAAGAAACCGCTCTATATGCACAAGGGTATCGTTTTTTTGAAGCTTTCAACATGTTAGGCTATTTATTTGCTGGGCTATTACTTCCCTTATTTTCTAAACTACTCAAAGAACAGCATGACATTAGCCCTTTATTACATACAGCTTTTAAAACCTTGTTCGCCACTTCTGTCATTATTGCGGCTGCTACTTTCCTTACAAAAACTGAGCTTATTGAATGGCGTTACCAATTATCTGGGATAGCCTTAACCCATTCTTCTGCTTCTTTTGGAGTGTTATTGCTTTGTTTTATTGCCGTGAGTTCAACTTATATTTTTGGGACTTTACTGACTGCAAACGGAAACTTAAGATTGTTAAACTGGTTAGCTTTTGGCGGTGTAATTTTGAACATCTTACTCAACTTTATTTTAATTCCTAAACATGGAGCTTATGGGGCTGCTGTAGCGAGTCTTTTTACCCAAACCTTAACAGTCATTGGACAACTAATTTTATCCAAGCAAATGCTGCGTTATCGTACTTCGTATAAAACCATTGTTACTATTCTTATCTTTACTGGGGCTATTCTAGGTCTTTATTTTAGTTTTAAACACTATATTTCCTTTCATTGGGGATATCAAATCTTACTCTTTGGAATCGGTGGTGTTGTGCTTGCTTTTATCACCAAAATGATCCACCTAAAAGAACTCTTTTCCATTCTAAAAAAAGATTAAGCTGATTTAAAATTAAAATTTTGCCCCACAGTTTCGATAGTAAACAAATTCATTAAAAACAAACACAATATTTATTTTAAAACTGAGTTTGTAAACCCCAAAGAAACCGACAAAGACAGCAAGTATAATTTGAATACTTTAAACAACTTCATTACATTTGCCACCTCTTAATACAGAAGACATGGAAAATAAGACTCAAGACTTTAACGCGATTGATTTAATCGACTTTATTTGGAAGTATAAAAAGACCTTTATCATTATTGGATTCCTTGCGGCAGTAATCTCTTCTGTGGTAGCCTTAGTGATGGAAGAACGCTATTTATCTACAGTAACATTATACCCAACTAAAGCGAGTGCTGTTTCCTTTTCTGAGGTCATTACTGAAGATCAAAGTGTGAGTAAGTTTGGAGAAGAAGAAGAAGCTGAACAGATGTTACAAATATTGGGATCTGAACCAATTAGAAATAATGTCATCAGTACCTTTAACCTAATGCAGCATTATGATATTAAAGAAAATGATGAGTTTAAAAACACAACATTAGCTAAAACCTACAGTGACTTTATCAATTTTGAACGAAATAACAAAGGCGCTGTTCTGATTAAGGTAATGGATAAAAGTCCAGATACTGCAGCATTAATTGCCAACCATATTGCAGGGTTATTTGACAGCATTAAGAACAACATGATCCACCAGAGAGCGTACCCTGATTTTGAGATTAAAAAATTAAAATTAGAAAAACTTCAAAACGAAATGAAGATGTTGATGGATACGATGTCTCAACTAACAAGTCTAGGAGTAGTGACCAATGAAGCCTATCAAGGATTAACAGAAGCTATGCTTAATGCTAAGGATAAAGCAACCAAAGACCGCTATTTAAAGAAAATTGAAATGACGGAAAAATACGGAAGTGTACTGCATGCATTTCAAGTTAAAGTAGAATTTTTAGCAGAGCGAATCTCCACGATGGAAACGTCATACGAACAAGCTGAAACAGATGCCCACTCTAGTATTTCCCATAAGTTCGTAGTTGAAACGGCCACTCCATCAGAGAAAAAAGCTTACCCTATTCGTTGGCTAATTGTCGTAGTTTCTACTTTCGTCACTGTATTCTTGACTTTTATTCTGCTACTATTTGCAGAAAAAATAAAAGAATTAAGACAGCAATAAAGCAAATGTTTCAACAACAAAATGAAATTTCTGAGTGTTAAGCTTTATACAAAATAGATGGGTATATATCGTTGGGATACTATTTAGTATTTTAAACGCCTACTTATTTTACAAGGATTTTTATTTCTTAAGTCTCTTACCTTTTGCATTAATTGTTATTTATGGTGCTTTTTTCAATTTAGATAAACTTTTACTATTTACTGTTTTTTGTACTCCTTTATCTCTTAACCTTGAACAATTAGATATTGGTGGTATTGGTGCATACTTACCTACTGAGCCGATTCTATTTGGCATCATGTGCATCTTTCTTTTCAAACTCTTTTTCAAAGAAAAAGAAAAAGCCAATCCAGTTCTAAAACACCCCATTACACTTGCCATACTTTTTCACTTATTTTGGGTATTTATTACTGCTATTACGAGTGAAATACCTCTCGTCTCATTTAAATTTCTACTAACCCGGCTTTGGTTTATTATCCCTATTTACTTTTTAGGCATTCAAATTTTCAAGCATAATTTT
Coding sequences within:
- the gltX gene encoding glutamate--tRNA ligase is translated as MSNTKVRVRFAPSPTGPLHIGGVRTALYNYLFAKKHGGDFLLRIEDTDQTRLVQGAEEYILEALAWCGISPNEGQGVGGDLGPYKQSERKEAGIYKDYAFQLVESGHAYYAFDTAEELNAMREMAKSAKMANWQYNSITRGSMKNSVSLSADEVEKRLANGDPYTLRLKMPRNEEVRFHDEIRGWVIVNTNNMDDKVIYKSDGMPTYHLANIVDDHLMQITHVIRGEEWLPSAPLHVLLYRYLGWEDTMPKFAHLPLILKPDGHGKLSKRDGDRLGFPVFPLEWNDPTSGDTSSGYREKGYLADAFVNMLAFLGWNPGTPQELFSVEELAEAFTLERVGKSGSKFDPDKTKWFNQQYLRAKSNSELAELLIPILEEQKIEVCKEYVEQVCELMKERATFVEDMLDEGRYFFEDVKDYDPKTVKKKWKEDTATIMQELLVELKSIDSFTTENIEAKFQAYLEKNEYGFGKVGPGFRLLVTGKGMGPSMFHICSVLGKEYVIPRIEEGIAKVEALKAASV
- a CDS encoding T9SS type A sorting domain-containing protein, encoding MKKIFFILLIPILSYAQPIRFDYGQNLAINENIVCSFQDFYHPEPIHYIDVNGDGKLDALTSGNAMSLFNRQSFLYIQDSVGYYTNTAIPFKYSNVNAAFGDVDNDGDVDLIVSGTQQSGTYSTKLLLNDGNGDFSTEAPIPVAHNFWGKFQFADVDNDNDLDFFYVGFDVGNNAQSKLCLNDGNGNFSVSNTVTFAKVHSGGIAFADIDGDNDLDLFYTGKFYSNSYAYLYTNDGNGNYSQVSGTSFTGVTKPNISFEDVDGDNDLDLFYTGLPDGSTPSFITKYYNNDGSGGFSDNTTAPFYTNEHTSFHFEDIDNDNSKELIFINNNQEDGINNEIYTNDGSGNFTLNTTFYLNTNLHTITFSDLDNDNDLDITDAKSATFYLNDGNGNFYESKGISEGTIALGDIDGDNDLDILVSGLNTSYLFSGLTPSLSEDTLITTIYLNNGIGGYTPIAGLPFEGLITSKAKFFDADGDLDLDLFILGKNTNNIKVAQLFLNDGNGNFTLNTSNFDGVTGDFDLGDYDGDNDLDILVIGTNNIPNLTVTMYANDGNANYTNMGDLNLFQLYDGAVQFADIDGDNDLDLYLGGYVALGVTPGILFTNDGNGNYSPLDTLNGAYKGDAVFADIDGDNDLDLLTSDRYEGSTLYKNDGNGVFSVYNDSTLNTAENGELSFGDLDQDGDLDLFITGGNSSSAFHTSYYTNDGNGNYALLIDSVFTDVAYSSIAIGNLDNDTLEEVIYLGRKDHNYSIKSVVKIHQVIGLANTGSESVYACDDYVWNNDSTYSSTGSYSFLFTNEQGCDSLATLHLTIGTLETVITFANDTISPTFTGDTYQWIDCNNGTALTNETDSIFIPTTNGTYALVMTQGSCSDTSNCILITHLSIDEHSDNQAIVVPNPGSDYITVQTSNYNPVDLTIFNLEGKMVQSHHKINSSAPISITNLPQGIYYIRIVTAHKIETLKFVKQ
- a CDS encoding enoyl-CoA hydratase-related protein, which produces MDYNNILLEIKANIAYITINRPKQLNALNKVTIEELNHAFTAIEDNNTVQVVILTGSGDKAFVAGADIKEFAGFSVEEGKLLSAEGHQKLFNLVENLSKPVIAAVNGFALGGGLELAMSAHIRIASDNAKLGLPEVSLGVIPGYGGTQRLTQLVGKGKAFEMITTAGMIGAEEAEKWGLVNKVVGTEELIATCEKMAGKIMKNSPKAISSAIVAINAQYREGVDGFVTEITEFGKCFGTEDFKEGTAAFMEKRKPEFTGK
- a CDS encoding polysaccharide biosynthesis C-terminal domain-containing protein, which translates into the protein MQKKFISNLLFVLALNILIKPFYILGIDAEVLKQTGEDYGIYFSLLGLTFILNIFLDFGIVNYNTRNIAQHQHLLQKHFSGIFTIRIGLSILYFILIYAVAWLLNYPPDYFYLLGILAFNQVLVAFILYLRSNLSGLLLFKQDSIISVLDRFILIGVLSYLLWGRTSTTPFQIEWFAYAQTLAYSLTLLTALFFVMRQTGGIKPRINKIFSIAIIKQSMPYAILILLMMIYYRSDAIMLERLLPNGKEETALYAQGYRFFEAFNMLGYLFAGLLLPLFSKLLKEQHDISPLLHTAFKTLFATSVIIAAATFLTKTELIEWRYQLSGIALTHSSASFGVLLLCFIAVSSTYIFGTLLTANGNLRLLNWLAFGGVILNILLNFILIPKHGAYGAAVASLFTQTLTVIGQLILSKQMLRYRTSYKTIVTILIFTGAILGLYFSFKHYISFHWGYQILLFGIGGVVLAFITKMIHLKELFSILKKD
- a CDS encoding Wzz/FepE/Etk N-terminal domain-containing protein yields the protein MENKTQDFNAIDLIDFIWKYKKTFIIIGFLAAVISSVVALVMEERYLSTVTLYPTKASAVSFSEVITEDQSVSKFGEEEEAEQMLQILGSEPIRNNVISTFNLMQHYDIKENDEFKNTTLAKTYSDFINFERNNKGAVLIKVMDKSPDTAALIANHIAGLFDSIKNNMIHQRAYPDFEIKKLKLEKLQNEMKMLMDTMSQLTSLGVVTNEAYQGLTEAMLNAKDKATKDRYLKKIEMTEKYGSVLHAFQVKVEFLAERISTMETSYEQAETDAHSSISHKFVVETATPSEKKAYPIRWLIVVVSTFVTVFLTFILLLFAEKIKELRQQ